A single genomic interval of Prochlorococcus marinus XMU1406 harbors:
- the bchI gene encoding magnesium chelatase ATPase subunit I: MPSTKKRRVFPFTAVIGQEEMKLALLLNVIDPRIGGVMIMGDRGTGKSTTIRALADLLPAIDVVKDDPYNSSLVDPDLQSKEVLEKITQGENLESIQKQVPMVDLPLGATEDRLCGTIDIEKALSEGVKAFEPGLLAKANRGLLYVDEVNLLDDHLVDVLLDSAASGWNTVEREGVSVRHPARFVLIGSGNPEEGELRPQLLDRFGMSVEVKTVRDAELRVQVVDQRTSFDDNPDEFSLSVEKQQDELQQKVIKAQEILNSVQMDDDLRLNISAICGELDVDGLRGDIVTNRSARAIAAFEGRTEVQEDDIARVISCSLRHRLRKDPLEQVDSGERVIQAFCKVFDLDEKENLSKFQLSAED; this comes from the coding sequence GTGCCTTCAACAAAGAAAAGAAGAGTTTTTCCTTTTACAGCTGTAATTGGTCAAGAAGAAATGAAATTAGCTCTCTTGTTAAATGTTATTGATCCAAGAATTGGAGGAGTGATGATAATGGGTGATAGAGGGACTGGAAAGTCCACTACAATCAGAGCCTTAGCTGATTTGTTGCCTGCAATCGATGTTGTTAAAGACGATCCATATAATAGTTCTCTAGTCGATCCTGATTTGCAAAGTAAAGAAGTTTTGGAAAAAATTACTCAAGGAGAAAATCTAGAGAGCATTCAAAAACAGGTACCTATGGTTGACTTGCCTTTAGGGGCTACTGAAGATAGGCTTTGTGGAACCATTGATATAGAGAAGGCTTTGAGTGAGGGTGTTAAGGCATTCGAACCTGGATTGTTGGCTAAAGCTAATAGGGGTTTACTATACGTTGATGAAGTGAATTTGCTTGATGATCACTTAGTTGATGTACTTCTAGATTCGGCTGCTTCCGGATGGAATACAGTTGAAAGGGAGGGAGTTTCAGTTCGACATCCTGCGAGGTTTGTCCTTATTGGTTCAGGTAATCCAGAAGAAGGTGAATTAAGGCCTCAACTATTGGATAGGTTTGGAATGAGTGTTGAGGTTAAGACGGTTAGAGATGCAGAATTAAGAGTTCAAGTAGTAGATCAAAGAACTTCTTTTGACGATAATCCTGATGAGTTTTCATTAAGCGTTGAGAAACAACAGGATGAACTTCAACAAAAGGTTATTAAAGCCCAAGAAATATTAAATTCTGTTCAAATGGACGATGACCTAAGATTGAATATTTCTGCAATTTGTGGAGAACTAGATGTTGATGGTTTACGCGGAGATATAGTTACAAATCGATCAGCAAGGGCAATTGCAGCCTTTGAGGGCAGAACTGAAGTGCAAGAAGATGACATAGCAAGGGTTATTTCTTGCTCTTTAAGACACAGACTAAGAAAAGATCCCTTAGAACAAGTTGATTCAGGTGAAAGAGTTATTCAAGCTTTTTGTAAAGTATTTGATTTAGATGAAAAAGAAAATCTTTCAAAATTTCAATTGTCTGCAGAAGATTAA
- a CDS encoding RNA methyltransferase produces the protein MTLGKNFSNLKVILVEPNGPLNVGSVARLCSNFEVDELRIVSPKCDIFSLEAKKMALKGQKFLEHCKIFDDLQKAIFDCDLVLASSGRIDVNKDSLLESSEDIFDWTLSFKKISNLAIIFGREDRGLTNSELLLANKTFNIPTSHNNPSLNLSHAVSIVLYELNKSSKKNLNNELKVFKLASSKEVHDTFVEIDEMLLRVGYLLKHTSKAKISKFKNFILRANTSTHEINVLRGIVHQINWFLNNSERN, from the coding sequence ATAACTTTGGGAAAAAATTTTTCTAATTTAAAGGTAATATTAGTTGAACCAAATGGCCCTTTAAATGTAGGGAGCGTTGCTAGATTATGCAGTAATTTTGAAGTTGATGAATTAAGAATTGTTTCTCCGAAATGCGATATATTTTCTTTAGAAGCAAAAAAAATGGCCCTTAAAGGTCAAAAATTTCTTGAACATTGTAAGATTTTTGATGATCTTCAAAAAGCAATTTTTGATTGTGATTTAGTTCTAGCATCTTCTGGAAGGATTGATGTAAATAAAGATTCATTGCTTGAATCTTCGGAAGATATATTTGATTGGACTTTATCCTTTAAAAAGATTAGTAATTTAGCAATTATATTTGGAAGAGAAGATAGAGGTTTAACTAACAGTGAATTGCTTCTGGCAAATAAAACTTTTAATATCCCAACTTCTCACAATAATCCTTCATTAAATCTTTCTCATGCTGTCTCAATAGTTTTGTATGAATTAAATAAGTCTTCCAAAAAGAATTTAAATAATGAGTTAAAAGTTTTTAAATTAGCATCATCGAAAGAAGTACATGATACATTTGTGGAGATAGATGAAATGCTTTTGCGAGTTGGATATCTCTTAAAACATACTTCTAAGGCAAAAATCAGTAAATTTAAGAATTTTATTTTGAGGGCAAATACATCAACGCACGAAATAAATGTTTTAAGAGGAATTGTCCATCAAATAAACTGGTTTTTGAACAATTCAGAAAGAAATTAG
- a CDS encoding cytochrome c, producing MSTSSSTAAERDFKREFLKIVFILMGVLLICFSIFFVNHHENNKYIIETLELNGSAEEGDALFKINCVGCHGITARGLVGPDLHSITQRLNDKEIIKQVTGGLTPPMPSFEIDPINMSNLLKYLHSLE from the coding sequence GTGTCAACATCTTCATCAACTGCAGCAGAAAGAGACTTTAAAAGAGAATTCCTTAAAATTGTTTTTATTTTAATGGGAGTTTTATTGATTTGTTTTTCAATATTTTTCGTAAATCATCATGAAAATAACAAATATATTATTGAGACACTTGAGCTTAATGGCTCTGCTGAGGAAGGAGATGCTCTTTTTAAGATAAATTGTGTTGGATGTCATGGAATTACAGCAAGAGGATTAGTGGGCCCAGACTTACACTCAATAACTCAACGTTTGAATGATAAAGAGATAATAAAACAAGTTACTGGAGGCCTAACTCCTCCTATGCCAAGTTTTGAAATCGATCCTATAAATATGTCCAATTTATTAAAGTATCTTCATAGCCTTGAATAA
- the petG gene encoding cytochrome b6-f complex subunit V, with product MIEPLLCGIVLGLVPITLLGLFVSAWNQYRRGSGMLDID from the coding sequence ATGATCGAGCCTCTTCTATGTGGAATTGTTCTAGGTTTAGTTCCAATAACTCTTCTTGGATTATTCGTAAGTGCATGGAATCAATACAGAAGAGGTTCAGGGATGCTGGACATTGATTAA
- the rsmD gene encoding 16S rRNA (guanine(966)-N(2))-methyltransferase RsmD codes for MKTNLRLIGGKKLQSPNNSYTRPTTLRVREAIFNILNNRVKNSNWLDLFSGTGAISCEAYNHGARKILAIEKNKINSKICLENLLSLENIENRRNDFEVICKDVLKWTKPNYERNLSSRNMDLNKLKFDFVYLDPPYDVDLHELVLNQLFNCNFLKKDSIVIYEHSPNLFIKKSTLWETIDVRNYGQSRLTFLINVQHP; via the coding sequence ATGAAGACAAACTTGAGATTAATAGGTGGTAAAAAACTCCAAAGCCCAAATAATTCTTATACCAGACCTACAACTTTGAGAGTGAGAGAGGCAATATTTAATATATTGAATAATAGAGTTAAAAACAGTAACTGGTTAGATTTATTTAGTGGAACTGGGGCTATATCTTGTGAAGCCTATAATCACGGGGCAAGAAAAATACTTGCAATTGAAAAAAACAAAATTAACTCAAAAATTTGCTTAGAAAATTTACTCTCGTTGGAAAATATAGAGAATAGGAGGAATGATTTCGAAGTTATTTGTAAAGACGTTTTGAAATGGACAAAACCAAATTATGAGAGAAACTTATCATCTAGAAATATGGATTTAAACAAATTAAAATTTGATTTTGTTTATCTAGATCCTCCATACGATGTGGATCTCCATGAATTAGTTTTAAATCAATTATTCAATTGTAATTTTTTAAAAAAAGATTCAATAGTTATTTATGAACATTCTCCAAACTTATTTATTAAGAAAAGTACTTTGTGGGAAACTATAGATGTAAGGAACTATGGGCAGTCAAGATTAACATTTTTAATCAATGTCCAGCATCCCTGA
- the hisH gene encoding imidazole glycerol phosphate synthase subunit HisH: MHKIGLIDYGMGNIHSVTKSLESLGEEIILIKNFNESKFCKAIILPGVGAFDPAMNNLINTDLITDLKNWIKSGKSFLGICLGLQLLFESSDEGKVQGLGILKGKIQKIPNIVNQRIPHMGWCQLLPTKQNTLLELEELNNWVYFVHSYHANPNDSKIIAAQVDYGSEKLTAMIENDNLLACQFHPEKSGKTGEKLLRRWLSNIQ; the protein is encoded by the coding sequence TTGCATAAAATTGGACTTATAGATTATGGGATGGGTAATATTCATTCCGTAACAAAATCTCTAGAAAGTCTTGGAGAAGAAATAATATTAATTAAAAATTTTAACGAGTCTAAGTTTTGTAAGGCGATAATACTTCCTGGTGTGGGAGCATTTGATCCAGCCATGAATAATCTTATAAATACGGATTTGATAACTGATTTGAAAAATTGGATTAAAAGTGGGAAGTCTTTTTTGGGGATATGTCTTGGTCTCCAACTCCTTTTTGAATCTAGTGATGAAGGAAAGGTTCAAGGGCTGGGAATTTTAAAAGGAAAAATACAAAAAATTCCTAATATTGTTAACCAAAGAATCCCACACATGGGTTGGTGCCAACTTTTACCTACAAAACAAAATACTCTATTAGAACTAGAAGAATTAAATAATTGGGTCTATTTTGTACATTCCTATCATGCAAACCCAAATGATTCAAAGATTATTGCAGCTCAGGTTGATTATGGCTCTGAAAAATTAACTGCAATGATTGAGAATGATAATTTATTGGCCTGTCAATTTCATCCGGAAAAATCTGGAAAAACCGGTGAAAAACTTTTGAGACGATGGCTTAGTAATATTCAATAA
- the trxA gene encoding thioredoxin produces the protein MSSAQAVTDSSFDKDVLQSDLPVLVDFWAPWCGPCRMVAPVVEEISKDFEGKIKVFKLNTDENPNVASQYGIRSIPTLMIFKGGQKVDTVVGAVPKATLSSTLSKHL, from the coding sequence ATGTCATCAGCTCAAGCCGTAACTGATTCTTCATTTGACAAAGATGTACTGCAAAGTGATCTACCAGTATTGGTTGATTTTTGGGCACCTTGGTGCGGTCCATGTAGGATGGTTGCACCAGTTGTGGAAGAAATTTCAAAAGACTTTGAAGGGAAAATTAAGGTTTTTAAATTAAATACGGATGAGAATCCAAATGTTGCCAGTCAATATGGAATTAGAAGTATTCCTACATTAATGATCTTTAAAGGAGGCCAAAAGGTTGATACCGTTGTTGGTGCTGTACCAAAAGCTACTCTTTCTAGCACTTTATCTAAGCATTTATAA
- a CDS encoding GuaB3 family IMP dehydrogenase-related protein, with amino-acid sequence MNIELGLNKKVRRAYGIDEIALVPGNRTLDYDLTDPSWSIGDFKREVPIVASAMDSVVDVNTAVELTKLGSLGVINMEGIQTRYEKPDEILNQIASVGKNDFVPLMQKIYSEPVKEGLILQRINEVKERGGIAAFSGTPQAALKFKETLNNSKIDLFFLQGTVVSTEHLGIEGKETLNIKDLCQSMNVPIIAGNCVTYEVAKLLMDAGVAGLMVGIGPGAACTSRGVLGIGIPQATAISDCSKARNDYFKESGRYIPIIGDGGIVTGGDICKCLACGSDAVMIGSPIAKSLNAPGKGFHWGMATPSPVLPRGTRIEVGSTGSLERIIKGPALLDDGTHNLLGAIRTSMSTLGAKNIKEMQEVEIVIAPSLLTEGKVYQKAQQLGMGK; translated from the coding sequence GTGAATATTGAACTTGGTTTAAATAAAAAAGTCAGAAGGGCTTATGGCATTGATGAAATAGCTTTAGTTCCCGGTAATAGAACACTTGATTACGATTTGACTGATCCTTCTTGGTCAATAGGCGATTTCAAAAGAGAAGTTCCGATTGTAGCTAGCGCTATGGACAGCGTTGTCGATGTCAATACGGCTGTAGAACTTACAAAATTAGGATCCCTTGGGGTTATCAATATGGAGGGCATACAAACACGATATGAAAAACCTGATGAAATATTGAATCAAATAGCATCAGTCGGGAAGAATGATTTTGTTCCATTAATGCAGAAGATATACAGTGAACCCGTTAAGGAGGGATTGATTTTACAAAGAATAAATGAGGTCAAAGAAAGAGGAGGCATCGCAGCTTTTAGTGGGACTCCTCAAGCTGCTCTTAAGTTTAAAGAAACTCTTAATAATTCCAAAATAGATTTATTTTTCCTTCAAGGAACAGTTGTTTCTACTGAACATCTTGGTATTGAGGGTAAGGAAACCTTAAATATTAAAGACCTTTGTCAATCTATGAATGTCCCAATTATCGCAGGTAATTGTGTCACTTACGAAGTTGCAAAACTGCTCATGGATGCTGGAGTTGCAGGATTAATGGTTGGTATAGGCCCTGGAGCAGCATGTACATCAAGAGGTGTATTAGGAATTGGAATTCCTCAAGCAACTGCTATTTCTGATTGTAGTAAGGCAAGAAATGATTACTTTAAAGAAAGTGGTCGTTATATTCCTATTATTGGTGATGGAGGAATTGTGACGGGAGGAGATATTTGTAAATGTTTGGCATGTGGTTCTGATGCTGTAATGATTGGATCCCCAATAGCTAAATCCTTAAATGCTCCAGGTAAAGGATTTCACTGGGGTATGGCTACTCCAAGTCCTGTATTGCCGAGGGGCACAAGAATTGAAGTTGGTTCTACAGGATCCTTAGAAAGGATAATTAAAGGCCCTGCCCTGCTTGACGATGGGACACATAACTTATTAGGAGCCATTAGAACTTCAATGAGTACTCTTGGGGCAAAAAACATTAAAGAAATGCAAGAAGTTGAAATAGTTATCGCACCATCGCTTCTTACAGAAGGTAAGGTTTATCAAAAAGCTCAGCAGCTTGGGATGGGTAAGTAG
- the gyrA gene encoding DNA gyrase subunit A produces the protein MSDILDSDSSGLSEDNDRIIQTDLRNEMSRSYLEYAMSVIVGRALPDARDGLKPVHRRILYAMYELGLTSARPYRKCARVVGEVLGKYHPHGDTAVYDALVRMAQDFSMRMPLIDGHGNFGSVDNDPPAAMRYTESRLKSLTDESLLEDIESETVDFSDNFDGSQQEPTVLPARIPQLLLNGSSGIAVGMATNIPPHNLGELINGLKSIINNPSIEDRELFEIIKGPDFPTGGQILSRDGIKETFKTGRGSITMRGVANIEQIKSPGRAEKDAVIITELPFQTNKAALIERIADLVNEKKLEGISDIRDESDRDGMRIVIELKRDAYPQVVLNNLFKLTPLQNNFSANILALVKGEPTTLSLRKMLDVFLDFRVETIRRRTRFLLKKAEERDHIVKGLLLALAAMDKIINLIRSAKDTVSAREKLQTDHELSATQAEAILQMQLRRLTALEADKIKGEHNELTQKIGQYQQILNSKERIFEIILEEINKIDERFSSPRKTEILDLGGGLDDIDLIANDRSVVLLTEAGYLKRMPVNEFESTSRGSRGKAGTKTQEDDEVKLFISCNDHDTLLLFSDRGVSYALPAYRVPMSSRTAKGTPSVQLLPIPREEKITSLVAVDSFDNDCYLLMLTKAGFIKRTSLSAFSKIRSNGLIAINLEDGDALTWVRLSKEGDSVLIGSRTGMAIHFRLDINELRPLGRTARGVKSMNLRQGDNLVSMDVLTSDLVDQLAKNEDLTKEFDENLEVNASEGPWVLIASAFGLGKRVPVTQFRLQKRAGMGLRAIKFRIQDDVLVCLKVLGEGEELLFVTEKGVIVRTNADKISQQSRAATGVKLQRLDEGDHLSEVVLVPHEQTEETDQFDSGIEN, from the coding sequence ATGTCTGATATTTTAGATTCTGATAGCTCAGGGTTAAGCGAAGATAACGACCGAATTATTCAGACTGACTTAAGAAATGAGATGTCTCGCTCTTATCTCGAGTATGCAATGAGCGTTATAGTTGGTCGAGCTCTTCCAGATGCAAGAGATGGATTAAAACCTGTTCATAGAAGAATTCTTTATGCAATGTATGAACTTGGTTTGACTAGCGCTAGACCATACAGAAAATGTGCAAGAGTTGTTGGAGAAGTACTTGGTAAATACCACCCTCATGGCGATACAGCTGTTTATGATGCTCTGGTTAGGATGGCACAGGATTTCTCTATGAGGATGCCACTCATAGATGGCCATGGAAACTTTGGTTCTGTAGATAATGATCCTCCAGCAGCAATGAGATATACAGAATCTCGTTTAAAGTCCCTTACAGATGAAAGTTTACTAGAGGATATTGAATCTGAAACTGTAGATTTTTCCGATAATTTTGACGGTTCTCAACAAGAGCCAACGGTTTTGCCAGCTAGGATTCCTCAACTACTTCTAAATGGATCATCTGGAATAGCAGTAGGAATGGCAACAAATATTCCACCTCATAACTTAGGGGAATTAATTAATGGCCTTAAATCAATAATCAACAACCCTTCGATAGAAGATAGAGAACTTTTTGAAATAATCAAGGGTCCAGATTTCCCCACAGGTGGTCAAATCTTAAGCAGAGATGGTATCAAAGAAACTTTCAAAACAGGAAGGGGTTCAATAACTATGAGAGGTGTAGCAAATATTGAACAAATTAAATCTCCTGGTAGGGCAGAGAAAGATGCCGTAATAATTACAGAGCTTCCATTTCAAACTAACAAAGCTGCATTGATAGAAAGAATTGCTGACTTGGTTAATGAAAAAAAATTAGAAGGTATTTCTGATATTAGAGATGAAAGTGATCGAGATGGAATGAGGATTGTTATTGAACTAAAAAGGGATGCCTACCCACAAGTAGTTTTAAATAATTTATTTAAGTTAACACCTCTACAAAATAACTTTAGTGCAAATATCCTAGCTTTAGTAAAAGGAGAGCCCACAACGCTTTCACTAAGGAAAATGTTAGATGTTTTTCTAGACTTCAGAGTAGAGACAATAAGGCGAAGAACAAGATTTTTATTAAAAAAGGCTGAAGAAAGAGATCACATTGTAAAAGGTCTTTTACTAGCATTGGCTGCTATGGATAAGATAATCAATCTAATAAGATCAGCAAAAGATACAGTTTCAGCTAGAGAAAAATTACAAACTGATCATGAGTTATCTGCCACACAGGCAGAAGCAATTTTACAAATGCAATTAAGAAGATTAACAGCACTAGAAGCAGATAAAATCAAAGGGGAACATAATGAGTTAACCCAAAAAATCGGCCAATATCAGCAAATATTGAATAGTAAAGAAAGAATTTTTGAAATTATTCTTGAAGAGATTAATAAAATCGATGAAAGATTTTCCTCTCCAAGAAAAACAGAAATACTTGATTTAGGTGGTGGTCTAGATGATATTGATCTTATCGCTAATGACAGATCTGTAGTTTTATTAACTGAAGCAGGTTATTTAAAAAGAATGCCTGTTAATGAATTCGAATCTACAAGTCGCGGGTCAAGAGGTAAAGCTGGAACGAAGACACAAGAAGATGATGAAGTAAAACTATTTATAAGCTGTAATGATCATGATACTCTTTTACTTTTCAGTGACAGAGGGGTATCTTATGCTCTCCCAGCATATAGAGTTCCTATGAGTAGCAGAACGGCCAAAGGTACTCCATCAGTTCAACTTCTCCCAATTCCAAGAGAAGAAAAGATAACTTCTCTTGTTGCAGTAGATTCTTTTGATAACGATTGTTATCTATTAATGCTTACGAAGGCGGGATTTATAAAAAGAACTTCACTTTCTGCTTTCTCAAAAATTCGATCAAATGGTTTAATTGCAATAAATCTTGAGGATGGAGATGCTTTAACTTGGGTTAGATTATCAAAAGAAGGCGATAGTGTTTTGATTGGATCAAGAACAGGAATGGCGATTCATTTCAGATTAGATATTAACGAATTAAGGCCACTTGGTAGGACCGCAAGGGGGGTTAAATCTATGAACCTTAGGCAAGGAGATAATCTTGTATCTATGGATGTTTTAACATCTGATTTGGTTGATCAATTAGCTAAAAATGAAGATCTTACTAAAGAATTTGACGAAAATCTTGAAGTTAACGCTTCAGAAGGTCCTTGGGTACTAATAGCTAGTGCATTTGGACTAGGTAAAAGAGTACCTGTAACTCAATTTAGATTACAAAAAAGAGCAGGCATGGGTTTAAGAGCAATAAAATTCAGAATTCAAGATGATGTATTAGTGTGTTTGAAGGTCCTCGGAGAAGGGGAAGAATTACTTTTTGTGACCGAAAAAGGTGTAATAGTAAGAACAAACGCAGACAAAATTTCCCAACAATCTAGAGCCGCTACTGGAGTTAAATTACAAAGATTGGATGAGGGTGATCATTTATCAGAAGTTGTATTAGTTCCTCATGAACAAACAGAAGAAACAGACCAATTCGACTCAGGCATAGAAAATTAA
- the crtL gene encoding lycopene beta cyclase, whose amino-acid sequence MQILDILILGSGPAALCLASELAKQDLNIKGISTKSPNEKWENTYGIWASELEELGLESLLSHRWCKTVSFFGNGENKNGDNPTKHNYDYGLINQEAFQNELLKKCKGIEWLNETAKDIKEKNKLSEVICFSGLRIKARLVIDASGHKSNFVKRPVQNEIAQQAAYGIVGKFSSPPVNKEQFVLMDFRPNHLNNEEKLSSPSFLYAMDLGNETFFVEETSLASYPALSQENLKKRLFKRLNSKGIEVSEILHEENCLFPMNLPLPFKKQFVLGFGGSASMVHPASGYMIGSLLRRAPLLAEKLAIFLKEPNLSSLELATKGWEILWPYELTQRHRLYQYGLKRLMSFDESRLRSFFLNFFRLSTNEWVGFLTNTLPLPKLIYVMSKMFVNSPLNVKLGMLKLN is encoded by the coding sequence ATGCAAATACTTGATATTTTAATTTTAGGATCCGGGCCTGCAGCACTATGCTTGGCTTCAGAATTAGCCAAACAAGATCTAAATATAAAGGGGATATCAACTAAATCCCCAAATGAAAAATGGGAAAATACCTATGGTATTTGGGCTTCTGAATTAGAGGAATTAGGATTAGAGTCTTTGTTATCTCATCGGTGGTGTAAAACAGTTAGTTTTTTTGGAAATGGGGAGAATAAAAATGGAGATAATCCAACAAAACATAATTACGATTATGGTTTAATAAATCAAGAAGCTTTTCAAAATGAACTTTTAAAAAAGTGTAAAGGGATTGAATGGTTGAATGAAACAGCAAAAGATATTAAAGAGAAAAATAAACTATCTGAGGTAATTTGTTTTTCAGGTCTAAGAATAAAGGCGCGGTTAGTAATTGACGCAAGTGGTCATAAAAGTAATTTTGTAAAAAGACCAGTCCAAAATGAAATCGCTCAACAAGCTGCGTATGGAATTGTCGGTAAATTTTCATCGCCACCCGTAAATAAGGAACAGTTTGTTTTAATGGATTTTCGTCCAAATCATTTAAACAATGAAGAAAAGTTATCATCTCCTTCTTTTCTTTATGCAATGGATCTTGGAAATGAAACTTTTTTTGTTGAAGAAACATCATTAGCTAGTTACCCTGCTTTATCTCAAGAAAATCTTAAAAAAAGACTTTTTAAAAGACTGAATAGTAAGGGTATTGAGGTAAGTGAAATTCTTCATGAAGAGAATTGCCTTTTCCCCATGAATTTACCCCTACCATTTAAAAAACAATTTGTACTTGGTTTTGGAGGGTCTGCAAGCATGGTGCATCCTGCATCAGGTTATATGATTGGATCTTTGCTAAGAAGAGCTCCACTCCTTGCAGAAAAATTAGCAATCTTTTTAAAAGAACCTAATTTAAGTTCTCTAGAATTAGCTACAAAAGGTTGGGAGATCCTATGGCCTTACGAGTTAACACAAAGGCATAGACTTTACCAATATGGTCTAAAAAGATTGATGAGTTTTGACGAAAGTAGATTAAGAAGCTTTTTCTTAAATTTCTTTAGATTATCTACCAATGAGTGGGTAGGTTTTCTTACTAATACACTTCCACTTCCAAAACTAATTTATGTGATGAGTAAGATGTTTGTAAATTCACCTTTAAATGTAAAACTAGGAATGCTTAAGTTAAATTAG
- a CDS encoding glycoside hydrolase family 57 protein: protein MNGRYPKKNVLGQLAIVLHAHLPYVRKNEKNSLEEDWLFQAILECYIPLLESIESSINENPENTKLTISLSPTLLSLLNNKKIQETFPSWIKTRNDFLNDLPLEEKNAAAFLIKNLNDKYLYWQNCFGNLIEKFRGLNNSGNLDILTCAATHGYLPILRENPETVKGQINTAIRNHENIFGTKPLGIWLPECAYYENLDEILFNSGIRYAILDGHGILNSTPRPRYGVYAPICSKNGVAFFGRDSESTLPVWSAKDGFPGDKVYREFHKDLGWELPISKLQEKGILTKRPLGLKFHKITDNNVPLGEKAFYLENEAKKKAVEHAEDYLLARSKQLEKLTLSSSFNPLLVAPFDAELFGHWWYEGPFFIENILKNSSKYSIKLTNLKEFLLQKPNLQICDPSPSSWGQGGYHNYWINDSNSWIVPEITKAGSTFVDLCSKNFNNDLSPRLFKQAARELLLSESSDWSFILRAGTTTELAKERIERHLFRFWKIVEMIKNHSKINLKFLEDIEEEDKVFSDINIDDWRK, encoded by the coding sequence ATGAATGGGCGATACCCCAAAAAAAATGTTTTAGGTCAGTTAGCAATAGTTTTACATGCTCATCTACCTTACGTCAGAAAAAACGAAAAAAACTCCTTAGAAGAGGATTGGTTATTTCAGGCGATTTTGGAATGTTATATACCACTACTTGAATCAATAGAATCTTCCATAAATGAAAATCCTGAAAATACAAAACTTACTATTAGTTTGTCGCCAACATTATTATCACTTCTAAATAATAAAAAAATTCAAGAAACTTTCCCAAGCTGGATTAAAACAAGGAATGATTTCTTAAACGATCTGCCACTAGAAGAAAAAAATGCCGCTGCATTTTTAATAAAAAATCTTAATGATAAATACTTATATTGGCAAAATTGTTTTGGAAATCTAATTGAGAAGTTCAGGGGATTAAATAACTCTGGAAATTTGGATATTCTTACTTGTGCTGCTACTCATGGATATTTACCAATTCTAAGGGAGAATCCTGAAACTGTTAAAGGTCAAATCAATACAGCAATTAGGAATCATGAAAATATTTTTGGAACAAAGCCTTTAGGTATTTGGTTACCTGAATGCGCATATTATGAAAATTTAGACGAAATTCTATTTAATTCCGGAATAAGATATGCAATCTTAGACGGTCATGGGATTCTGAATTCCACACCAAGGCCTAGGTATGGAGTGTATGCTCCAATCTGCTCGAAAAATGGCGTTGCGTTCTTCGGAAGAGATAGTGAGTCAACTTTGCCCGTTTGGTCTGCTAAGGATGGCTTCCCTGGAGACAAAGTTTATAGGGAATTTCACAAAGATTTGGGATGGGAATTACCTATCTCCAAGCTCCAAGAGAAAGGTATCTTAACTAAAAGACCTTTGGGTTTGAAGTTTCATAAAATTACAGACAATAACGTACCATTAGGTGAAAAGGCGTTTTACTTAGAAAATGAAGCTAAAAAGAAGGCTGTAGAACATGCTGAAGATTATCTTCTGGCGAGATCCAAACAATTAGAAAAATTAACTTTATCCTCTTCCTTTAATCCTTTGTTGGTAGCTCCATTTGACGCAGAGTTATTTGGTCATTGGTGGTATGAGGGGCCTTTTTTTATTGAAAATATTTTAAAGAACTCTAGTAAATATTCAATTAAGCTCACAAATTTAAAAGAATTCTTACTTCAAAAGCCAAATCTTCAGATTTGCGACCCATCACCATCAAGCTGGGGACAAGGAGGTTACCATAATTATTGGATTAATGATTCAAATTCATGGATTGTTCCAGAGATCACAAAAGCAGGCTCAACATTTGTTGATTTATGCTCGAAAAATTTTAATAATGATTTGTCTCCAAGACTTTTCAAACAAGCAGCAAGAGAATTACTTCTCTCTGAGTCCTCTGATTGGAGTTTTATCCTAAGAGCTGGAACTACAACTGAGCTTGCGAAAGAGAGGATAGAAAGACACTTGTTCAGATTCTGGAAAATAGTTGAAATGATTAAAAATCATTCCAAAATTAATTTAAAATTTCTTGAAGATATTGAGGAAGAAGATAAAGTTTTCTCAGATATTAATATTGATGATTGGCGAAAATAA